Proteins from a genomic interval of Vicinamibacteria bacterium:
- a CDS encoding cytochrome bc complex cytochrome b subunit has protein sequence MNAVVTWLRDRIPVDLDSFRELTNEPVPHHLKRWWFCIGGTPAYLFVVQVVTGILLAIYYESSTQTAYESVRYITEEAAFGWYLRGLHKWGATLMIAAVILHQMRVYFTGAYLKPREPNWMVGMALLMSTLMLGFTGYSLVYEQLSFWGATVAANLTGSVPVVGSVLRELLLGAETYGRQTLPRFFILHAAVLPVLLILLLGVHIALIRLQGVTEFRFESEKDVPQKPFNFWPDHAYTEILIGLILMILLSTLATALPVTMGPKANPLVTPEVIKPEWFFYVAFRWLKLFSGTFAILSTGFIVFVMFAWPFIDAWIRKKTRFTEASVWIGIFAVLSIIGLTVWEALVEH, from the coding sequence GTGAACGCCGTCGTGACCTGGCTTCGAGACCGGATTCCGGTGGACCTCGACTCGTTTCGCGAGCTCACCAACGAGCCCGTTCCCCATCATCTGAAGCGCTGGTGGTTCTGTATCGGCGGGACACCCGCCTACCTCTTCGTCGTTCAAGTCGTGACCGGGATTCTCCTCGCCATCTATTACGAGTCGAGCACTCAGACGGCCTATGAATCCGTTCGCTACATCACCGAGGAGGCCGCCTTCGGCTGGTATCTGAGGGGGCTCCACAAATGGGGCGCGACGCTCATGATCGCCGCGGTCATCCTCCATCAGATGCGAGTCTACTTCACGGGAGCCTATCTCAAGCCGCGCGAGCCGAACTGGATGGTGGGGATGGCCCTCCTCATGTCGACGCTCATGCTCGGCTTCACCGGTTACAGCCTCGTCTACGAGCAGCTCTCGTTCTGGGGCGCCACGGTGGCGGCGAACCTCACCGGAAGCGTTCCCGTCGTCGGAAGCGTCCTGAGGGAGCTGCTCCTTGGCGCCGAGACCTACGGGCGGCAGACGCTGCCGCGCTTTTTCATCCTGCACGCCGCCGTCCTCCCCGTTCTCCTCATCCTGCTCCTCGGAGTCCACATCGCCCTCATACGGCTCCAGGGTGTGACCGAGTTCCGTTTCGAATCGGAGAAGGACGTGCCGCAGAAGCCGTTTAACTTCTGGCCCGATCACGCCTACACCGAGATCCTGATCGGCCTCATCCTGATGATTCTCCTCTCCACCCTCGCGACGGCGCTCCCGGTGACGATGGGACCGAAGGCCAATCCACTGGTGACGCCCGAGGTCATCAAGCCCGAGTGGTTCTTCTACGTCGCCTTTCGCTGGCTGAAGCTCTTTTCCGGCACGTTCGCGATTCTCTCCACCGGGTTCATCGTCTTCGTCATGTTCGCCTGGCCTTTCATCGACGCCTGGATACGAAAGAAGACCCGGTTCACTG
- a CDS encoding ubiquinol-cytochrome c reductase iron-sulfur subunit: MSEQERNDVESRRSTLKRLAGYLMGGGLVAAYGSLAAVAARFLYPARPAETGFLFVTDLASLGVGESLVYTTPNGATVNVTRKGAGVGIEDFLALSSVCPHLGCQVHWEPQNDRYFCPCHNGIFTPEGVGIGGPPGEAGQSLSQFPLKIENGLLFIEVPLADVARGPEGPDSLSSSGKA, from the coding sequence ATGTCGGAGCAGGAAAGAAACGACGTCGAGTCGCGTCGATCGACGCTGAAACGCCTCGCCGGCTACCTCATGGGTGGAGGCCTCGTCGCCGCCTACGGAAGTCTGGCAGCGGTGGCGGCCCGCTTTCTCTATCCCGCCCGGCCAGCAGAAACCGGCTTCCTGTTCGTGACCGATCTCGCGAGCCTCGGTGTCGGGGAGTCGCTTGTTTACACGACGCCGAACGGCGCAACCGTCAACGTCACCCGCAAGGGCGCGGGCGTGGGGATCGAGGATTTTCTCGCCCTTTCGAGCGTCTGCCCTCACCTCGGCTGCCAGGTGCATTGGGAGCCCCAGAACGACCGCTACTTCTGTCCTTGCCACAACGGCATCTTCACTCCCGAAGGAGTGGGCATCGGCGGGCCGCCGGGCGAGGCCGGGCAGTCCCTGTCCCAGTTCCCCCTCAAGATCGAGAACGGACTTCTGTTCATCGAAGTCCCGCTCGCCGACGTGGCTCGCGGTCCCGAAGGTCCGGACTCGCTCTCGTCCAGCGGAAAGGCCTGA
- a CDS encoding cbb3-type cytochrome c oxidase subunit I translates to MIEGRRLVMANFWVAVVAFGLAAIMAVMQALARADAELAIRSTKIYYVSVTAHGVLMALVFTTFFIMALGYFSLGAALKRVDTTTWGWISFLVSLVGTILATLAILSGSSTVLYTFYPPLKAHPLFYVGATLLVVGSWIWCWVMIRTYLVWRSKNRDEAVPLAVHGMVVTVVIWILATAGLAVEVVGMLLPWSFGLVDKVDPIVARTFFWWFGHPLTYFWLVPAYVVWYTIIPEAIGGRLFSDRLTRVVFILFVLFSTPVGFHHQFSDPGITSGWKLLHTVTTYAILFPSFVTAFSVIASFEVAGRLKGATGLFDWIAVLPWKDPFFASVALAMVTFAIGGFGGAINAAYAMNTMVKNTSWIQGHFHLTVGTAVALTFMGFSYWMLPRLTGYPVRLRALALAQPYTWFVGMMLFSITSHITGIMGMPRRVYSAAFGGSEVAASWASLTVVSAIGGVVLFVSSALWLVVLIVSVLGEKRPERPAIEFARPLVPVSGSAGLWDRFGLWTAVAAVLILIAYAYPIAHLLALPRFASSAFQPF, encoded by the coding sequence ATGATTGAGGGGCGGAGGCTCGTCATGGCGAACTTCTGGGTGGCGGTCGTGGCCTTTGGGCTTGCCGCGATCATGGCCGTAATGCAGGCGCTGGCACGGGCGGACGCCGAGCTCGCTATCCGGTCAACGAAGATCTACTACGTCTCGGTGACGGCCCATGGGGTCCTGATGGCGCTCGTCTTCACGACGTTCTTCATCATGGCGCTCGGATACTTCTCCCTCGGCGCCGCCCTCAAGCGCGTCGACACGACGACCTGGGGCTGGATCTCGTTCCTCGTCTCGCTCGTGGGAACGATTCTCGCCACCCTCGCCATCCTCTCAGGCTCGAGCACCGTGCTGTACACCTTCTATCCTCCTCTCAAGGCCCATCCGCTCTTCTACGTAGGAGCGACGCTTCTCGTCGTCGGGTCCTGGATCTGGTGCTGGGTGATGATCCGGACCTACCTTGTCTGGCGGTCCAAGAACCGGGACGAAGCCGTCCCCCTTGCCGTGCACGGGATGGTCGTGACCGTCGTCATCTGGATCCTCGCCACCGCCGGCCTCGCCGTGGAAGTCGTCGGCATGCTCCTCCCCTGGTCTTTCGGCCTGGTGGACAAGGTCGACCCGATCGTGGCGCGGACCTTCTTCTGGTGGTTCGGCCATCCGCTCACCTATTTCTGGCTCGTCCCCGCTTACGTGGTCTGGTACACGATCATTCCCGAGGCCATCGGCGGCCGTCTCTTCAGCGACCGTCTCACTCGTGTGGTGTTCATCCTGTTCGTTCTGTTCTCGACGCCGGTAGGTTTCCACCACCAGTTCAGCGACCCGGGAATCACTTCTGGCTGGAAGCTGCTTCACACCGTGACGACCTACGCCATCCTGTTTCCGAGCTTCGTCACCGCCTTTTCGGTCATCGCCTCGTTCGAAGTGGCGGGACGGCTGAAGGGGGCGACGGGGCTCTTCGACTGGATCGCCGTCTTGCCGTGGAAGGATCCGTTCTTCGCGAGCGTCGCCCTGGCGATGGTGACCTTTGCCATCGGCGGCTTCGGCGGCGCCATCAACGCCGCCTACGCGATGAACACGATGGTGAAGAACACTTCCTGGATCCAGGGTCATTTTCACCTGACGGTCGGAACGGCCGTCGCCCTCACGTTCATGGGATTCAGCTATTGGATGCTGCCCCGGCTCACCGGCTATCCCGTCCGCCTGCGGGCGCTCGCGCTCGCCCAGCCGTACACCTGGTTCGTCGGGATGATGTTGTTCAGCATCACCTCCCACATCACCGGCATCATGGGGATGCCGCGTCGCGTCTACAGCGCCGCGTTCGGAGGGAGCGAGGTGGCGGCATCCTGGGCGTCCCTCACGGTTGTCTCGGCCATCGGCGGCGTCGTGCTCTTCGTGAGCTCGGCGCTCTGGTTGGTGGTTCTCATCGTCTCGGTGCTCGGAGAAAAGCGCCCGGAGCGGCCGGCGATCGAGTTCGCGAGACCGCTCGTGCCCGTGAGCGGCTCGGCGGGTCTCTGGGATCGGTTCGGGCTCTGGACGGCGGTCGCCGCCGTTCTCATTCTCATCGCCTACGCCTATCCCATCGCCCATTTGCTCGCGCTGCCGCGATTCGCATCGTCCGCCTTTCAACCGTTTTGA
- a CDS encoding cupredoxin domain-containing protein — translation MWTATFLLVAFVLAIVVSATVSAVHPPSHIETIDPAVVRTESEFSRPGVIEDEHGITVVVLAELYRFAPETIRVPAGRPIRFRVTSPDVLHGFQIVGTNANVVVAPGYVSEVVTTFPEPGEYLIVCNEYCGLSHHLMQAKLVVESTP, via the coding sequence ATGTGGACGGCGACCTTCTTGCTGGTGGCGTTCGTCCTGGCCATCGTCGTCTCGGCGACCGTCTCCGCCGTCCATCCGCCGAGCCACATCGAGACCATCGATCCGGCAGTCGTGAGGACCGAGTCTGAGTTCTCCCGTCCCGGAGTGATCGAGGACGAGCACGGGATCACGGTCGTCGTTCTCGCCGAGCTCTATCGTTTCGCTCCGGAAACGATTCGCGTTCCCGCAGGCCGCCCCATCCGTTTTCGGGTGACGAGCCCCGACGTTCTCCACGGGTTTCAGATCGTGGGAACGAACGCGAACGTCGTGGTCGCGCCCGGATACGTCAGCGAGGTCGTCACGACCTTTCCCGAGCCGGGCGAATACCTGATCGTCTGTAACGAGTACTGCGGTCTCTCGCATCACCTCATGCAGGCCAAGCTCGTGGTGGAGAGCACGCCATGA
- a CDS encoding type II toxin-antitoxin system VapC family toxin — MILVDASVLLYAHNPSSKHHEACRQWVEAAFDSPSPVGLPWLTVWAFLRISTNRRAFEKPLTMQEAVAIVASWLEAPSVRLVSAGERHWEVLGELLVDAQVTGPLVTDAVLAALAIENGASICTTDRDFTRFQGLPIIDPTR, encoded by the coding sequence TTGATTCTCGTCGACGCTAGCGTTCTTCTGTATGCGCACAACCCTAGCTCGAAGCACCACGAGGCTTGTCGACAGTGGGTCGAGGCTGCGTTCGATTCACCTTCCCCCGTAGGCTTGCCCTGGCTGACGGTATGGGCCTTTCTTCGCATCAGCACGAATCGAAGAGCTTTCGAAAAGCCGCTTACGATGCAGGAGGCGGTCGCCATAGTGGCGAGCTGGCTCGAAGCGCCTTCCGTTAGGCTGGTGTCGGCCGGCGAGCGTCACTGGGAGGTTCTTGGCGAGTTGCTGGTGGACGCGCAGGTCACCGGTCCGCTGGTCACCGATGCGGTCTTGGCAGCCCTCGCTATCGAGAACGGCGCGAGCATCTGCACGACCGATCGCGACTTCACGCGCTTCCAAGGCCTGCCGATTATCGACCCCACTCGTTGA
- a CDS encoding DUF2191 domain-containing protein, protein MRTTLTLDDDVAAKLKAETKRTGKPFRQIVNEYLRRGLFAKKRGSPKGPFRVHVRDMGSLRPGLSLDNIGDLLEQIEGPSHR, encoded by the coding sequence GTGAGAACAACTCTGACTCTAGACGACGATGTGGCAGCGAAGCTCAAGGCCGAAACCAAGCGGACCGGCAAGCCTTTCAGGCAAATCGTCAACGAGTACCTTCGGAGAGGTCTCTTCGCCAAGAAGCGCGGCAGCCCGAAGGGCCCGTTCCGCGTTCATGTGCGCGACATGGGAAGTTTGCGCCCCGGGCTGAGCCTCGACAACATCGGCGATCTTCTGGAGCAAATCGAAGGTCCGTCCCACCGTTGA
- a CDS encoding helix-turn-helix domain-containing protein, translating into MPFTRRVRIGPFEIVSPIGKGGTGEVYRARDTTVALRRFAGLTQKELAEALGISVHTLSNWEQGRRSPDGPALALLGIAARHPRVLRENLAASA; encoded by the coding sequence ATGCCATTCACCCGCAGGGTCCGAATCGGACCGTTCGAGATCGTCTCTCCCATCGGCAAGGGTGGAACGGGTGAGGTCTACCGGGCCCGCGATACCACCGTCGCGCTCCGCCGTTTCGCTGGCTTGACCCAAAAGGAGCTCGCCGAAGCGCTGGGCATCAGTGTCCATACGCTCTCCAACTGGGAGCAGGGTCGTCGCTCTCCCGACGGTCCGGCTCTTGCGCTCCTAGGTATCGCCGCTCGTCATCCGCGTGTGCTGCGCGAGAATCTGGCGGCGTCAGCCTAG